A stretch of Edaphobacter lichenicola DNA encodes these proteins:
- a CDS encoding ROK family protein has product MPAAEILPNNCDLYALPWKGRTVEEFISTRGIMKLHEDRSGRYRSVKEIAVKSNFDAVAADTMLAFGKELRLAIEIYLLPFAPDAIILGGSISRSSETFLPAMRSGPLGLAGVLKISSHFENTALLGAMADWLRRRD; this is encoded by the coding sequence GTGCCCGCAGCTGAAATTCTTCCCAACAATTGCGATCTTTATGCTCTCCCTTGGAAGGGCCGCACAGTCGAAGAATTTATTTCCACCCGTGGCATCATGAAACTGCATGAAGATCGCAGCGGGCGATATCGATCGGTAAAAGAGATTGCGGTGAAGTCCAACTTCGATGCTGTCGCGGCTGATACGATGTTGGCCTTTGGAAAAGAGCTCCGTCTGGCTATCGAGATCTATCTTCTGCCCTTCGCACCCGATGCAATCATTTTAGGCGGCTCCATTTCTCGCAGCTCGGAGACTTTCTTGCCCGCAATGCGATCAGGACCACTTGGGCTGGCAGGTGTTCTGAAAATATCGTCTCACTTTGAGAACACGGCTTTGCTGGGCGCAATGGCAGACTGGCTTCGACGGCGAGACTAG
- a CDS encoding nitrate/nitrite transporter → MANMKTFLKSGHPPTLFAAFLYFDFSFAVWVLNGAMGPFISEQFHLSPAQIGLMVSVPTLAGAFMRFPLGVLSQYIGRKRAAIVEMSAIVLALIYGFLFVKSYNDVLAMGVLLGIAGASFGVALSLGSGWFPKQYKGLAMGIAGAGNSGTALAALFAPRLAMHFGWQPVYGFAAAMMLLPLLVMVIFAKEPPDIEHQTLRQHLSCLFESDGWIFNLIYIITFGGFLGLATFLPSFYYSQFHVTKVQAGSLTVLATLTGSLTRVLGGWFADRMGGITTLSVVFLIAVAGLFGLMTTPPLIATTLLFMLCFAALGAGNGATFQLVPLRWPLTTAVAGGMIGEIGALGGGILPNLLGQSKQHTGSYRAGFLLYAVLAVGVLLVIRIVARSWTRSWIAPGGRAIDAAPIDSAVLIVGSGRSEEIPA, encoded by the coding sequence ATGGCAAATATGAAAACCTTCCTCAAGTCGGGCCATCCCCCAACTCTCTTTGCAGCCTTTCTTTACTTCGACTTCTCCTTCGCCGTCTGGGTTCTCAACGGAGCCATGGGCCCCTTCATCTCCGAACAATTCCACCTCTCCCCCGCACAGATCGGCCTGATGGTCTCCGTCCCCACTCTAGCCGGGGCTTTCATGCGTTTTCCACTCGGCGTCCTCTCCCAATACATTGGGCGTAAAAGAGCCGCGATTGTCGAGATGTCCGCTATCGTCCTCGCCCTCATCTACGGCTTCCTCTTCGTCAAGTCCTACAACGACGTCCTCGCCATGGGTGTCCTCCTCGGTATCGCAGGTGCAAGCTTTGGAGTAGCTCTCTCTCTCGGCTCAGGCTGGTTTCCCAAGCAGTACAAAGGTCTCGCGATGGGCATTGCAGGAGCTGGCAACAGCGGTACCGCTCTAGCCGCTCTCTTCGCACCGCGTCTCGCCATGCACTTCGGCTGGCAGCCCGTCTACGGATTTGCGGCAGCCATGATGCTTCTGCCGCTCCTCGTCATGGTCATCTTCGCCAAAGAGCCGCCCGACATCGAGCACCAGACTCTCCGTCAACATCTCTCCTGCCTCTTCGAATCCGACGGCTGGATCTTCAACCTCATCTACATCATCACCTTCGGGGGATTCCTCGGACTCGCCACCTTTCTGCCCTCCTTCTACTACTCGCAGTTCCACGTCACTAAAGTCCAGGCCGGCAGCCTCACCGTACTCGCAACTCTAACCGGCTCACTCACCCGCGTTCTCGGCGGCTGGTTCGCCGATCGCATGGGCGGAATTACTACGCTCTCCGTCGTCTTCCTCATAGCTGTCGCCGGACTCTTCGGCTTGATGACCACACCACCACTCATCGCCACCACCTTGCTCTTCATGCTCTGTTTTGCCGCGCTCGGGGCGGGCAATGGGGCAACCTTCCAACTGGTCCCTCTTCGCTGGCCACTTACCACCGCGGTCGCCGGTGGCATGATCGGCGAGATCGGGGCTCTGGGCGGCGGTATCCTCCCCAACTTGCTCGGACAATCCAAACAACACACTGGCTCCTACCGCGCAGGCTTCCTGCTCTATGCCGTCCTCGCAGTTGGGGTACTTCTCGTCATACGGATCGTTGCCCGCTCCTGGACCCGTTCCTGGATAGCTCCCGGCGGTCGCGCCATCGATGCTGCGCCTATCGATAGCGCTGTTTTGATCGTTGGATCAGGACGCAGTGAAGAAATTCCTGCTTGA
- a CDS encoding L-rhamnose mutarotase has product MDNLMRRYGMTIRLRPEAEIAYKQHHRSVWPEVLSKITECNIRNYSIFLRDGVLFSYFEYTGEDFSADMRKMAAHPKTQEWWSIMNPMQTPLASRVEDEWWAPMTEVFHLD; this is encoded by the coding sequence ATGGACAACCTAATGCGCCGCTATGGAATGACTATACGTCTCAGGCCTGAAGCCGAGATTGCATACAAGCAACATCACCGGTCAGTCTGGCCCGAAGTGCTCAGCAAGATCACGGAATGTAATATCCGCAATTATTCTATCTTTTTGCGCGATGGCGTCCTTTTTAGCTACTTCGAATATACCGGCGAAGATTTTAGTGCGGACATGCGGAAAATGGCCGCCCACCCCAAGACGCAGGAGTGGTGGTCAATCATGAATCCGATGCAGACCCCTCTGGCGTCACGAGTGGAAGATGAATGGTGGGCACCGATGACAGAAGTCTTTCATCTTGACTAG
- a CDS encoding aldehyde dehydrogenase family protein: MFPLTKSAAHHSQYRAPTEASTNTHGAYVEPTLFTGVNNRMRIAREEVFGPVAAVLPFGTIDEAVAIANDSIYGLSASVWTSDVTTAHKVARDLEAGVVWVNCYDLGDMTQPWGGFKQSGIGRDKCLNTLNAVSESKSVWINLD, translated from the coding sequence ATGTTCCCGTTAACGAAGAGCGCCGCGCATCACAGTCAATACCGAGCTCCTACCGAGGCATCGACCAATACCCACGGAGCCTATGTTGAACCCACGTTGTTCACTGGGGTGAACAATAGGATGCGAATCGCGCGTGAGGAGGTCTTTGGGCCGGTGGCCGCCGTGCTGCCGTTTGGGACAATCGATGAAGCTGTCGCCATCGCCAATGACAGCATTTATGGCTTGTCGGCGAGTGTGTGGACATCGGACGTTACCACCGCGCACAAAGTAGCTCGCGACCTAGAGGCCGGCGTTGTGTGGGTGAACTGTTACGACCTGGGAGATATGACGCAACCCTGGGGCGGCTTCAAGCAGTCAGGTATCGGCCGCGATAAATGTCTGAATACGCTGAACGCAGTCAGTGAGTCCAAGTCGGTCTGGATCAATCTGGACTAG
- a CDS encoding helix-turn-helix transcriptional regulator, translating into MYDPIMRVLTVLEILQARDHVTGTELAERLEVDLRTIQRYVVRLRDLSIPIESSRGVGGSYRLRPGFRLPPLLFTNEEAFALSLGLRALRQLGLSAFAPATEGALAKLGRVLPDALRESILTVEDVVAVEPGPWVVSTSADSLIQAASAIRACRRIRFSYRSHTDARSRREIKPYAVLHTDGRWYLIGYCLSRKALRTFRLDRVMDLEVRQATFKRPAKFDPRSYLNQRMPFIQSDYQIDVWIDMSIEEAERTFAPWRVTTEKDQDGTRLRCGRDRLKLFAAMLLSMGRRIVIHKPAELRETYRDLARQALLAAQPLAVEESRAVSD; encoded by the coding sequence ATGTACGACCCAATCATGCGCGTCCTCACCGTCCTCGAGATTCTGCAAGCTCGCGACCATGTGACCGGAACAGAACTGGCCGAACGCCTGGAAGTGGACCTTCGCACTATTCAGCGCTACGTCGTTCGCCTCAGGGATCTCAGCATTCCCATTGAATCCTCCCGCGGCGTCGGAGGGTCGTACCGCCTGCGGCCTGGCTTTCGCCTCCCGCCGCTGCTATTCACAAACGAGGAAGCATTCGCGCTCTCGCTAGGGCTTCGCGCTTTGCGTCAGCTTGGCCTGTCCGCATTTGCACCTGCCACCGAAGGCGCCCTCGCTAAGCTGGGGCGCGTCCTGCCCGACGCGTTGCGCGAAAGTATTCTGACCGTTGAAGATGTGGTCGCCGTCGAACCCGGCCCCTGGGTCGTTTCTACCTCCGCCGATTCCCTCATCCAGGCGGCCTCGGCGATACGCGCCTGCCGCCGCATACGCTTTTCCTATCGATCTCATACCGACGCCCGTTCGCGCCGCGAAATTAAGCCTTATGCGGTTTTGCACACCGATGGGCGATGGTATCTGATCGGCTACTGCCTCTCGCGCAAGGCTCTCCGCACCTTCCGTCTCGATCGCGTGATGGACCTCGAGGTCCGTCAAGCAACCTTCAAGCGTCCCGCCAAATTCGACCCGCGAAGCTACCTGAATCAGCGCATGCCTTTCATCCAATCGGACTACCAGATCGACGTCTGGATCGACATGTCCATCGAGGAAGCCGAACGCACGTTTGCACCTTGGAGAGTGACCACCGAGAAGGATCAGGATGGTACGCGCCTGCGCTGCGGGCGTGATCGTCTAAAGCTTTTCGCCGCCATGCTGCTCAGCATGGGACGGCGCATCGTGATCCACAAGCCTGCGGAGTTACGAGAAACCTACAGAGACCTTGCTCGTCAGGCACTCCTGGCGGCTCAGCCGTTAGCAGTCGAGGAAAGCAGGGCAGTTTCCGATTAG
- a CDS encoding DinB family protein: MATETTQVNVLTAEDVLKNWQGHRRVTRRTIEAFPEDKLFQFSVGGMRPFSEMAWEFIRMAVPIVDGVTTGKWEEYKGSKPETKSELLRLWDVQTAALDEKFWKIPPHRFSEVDKAFGQWEMPGQATIQYAIDNEIHHRGQGYVYLRALGIAPPHFWERD, from the coding sequence GTGGCTACTGAGACGACACAAGTGAACGTGCTGACGGCAGAGGATGTTTTGAAAAACTGGCAGGGGCACAGGAGAGTGACGCGGAGGACGATTGAAGCTTTCCCGGAAGATAAGCTGTTTCAGTTTTCCGTGGGCGGAATGCGGCCCTTCTCGGAGATGGCGTGGGAGTTCATCCGCATGGCTGTGCCGATCGTGGACGGCGTCACCACTGGCAAGTGGGAGGAGTACAAGGGGTCAAAGCCGGAGACCAAAAGTGAGCTTCTGCGGCTATGGGACGTGCAGACCGCAGCCTTGGACGAGAAGTTCTGGAAGATTCCACCTCACCGGTTTAGCGAGGTGGACAAAGCTTTTGGCCAATGGGAGATGCCGGGGCAGGCGACGATCCAGTATGCGATCGACAATGAGATCCACCATCGCGGCCAAGGATACGTGTATCTGCGGGCGCTGGGAATTGCACCACCTCATTTCTGGGAACGCGACTGA